Within the Vigna angularis cultivar LongXiaoDou No.4 chromosome 10, ASM1680809v1, whole genome shotgun sequence genome, the region aaatataaatgtatgtttaCTCATATTTacacttcatatatatatatatatataatagaaaaaatatagtataaaactTTTGTGGGGGTCTCATATAACACTAtgtttatgaattaaaataaataaatacactAGGAGAAAAGATCAAAAATAAGAACCAGTCAAATAACAAAGTccaaatcttaattttaattagtaatGTTTTTGAGGTAAATAGTAACTTGATCTCCAACTTTCTagcaaatattaataaatttaataaatttattcagATATGTGGTCATTCAAACCTATTTTAGTTATGAAATTTTTTCAACCATAAAAAACATGTTGTTTCTCTACTTATTAATAATTACATACTTTTGAGGGGAATCAAGGAGAGCAAAATTGAGTTAGGATATTTGTGACATCTATCATTTGAAAGATGGCAACTAGCTTAGATGGAGTGCGTCACTATGAGGGCAATATCACAACATTTGTACTGATTACATGTTTTGTGGCTGCAATGGGAGGTCTTCTCTTTGGATATGATCTTGGTATTACAGGAGGAGTGACTTCCATGGAACCATTTTTGATGAAGTTCTTTCCTAGTGTGTACAAAAAGATGAAAGATGAGTCAGAAAGTAAAAATCAATACTGCAAATTTAACAACCAACTTCTTACATTATTCACCTCTTCCTTATACCTTGCAGCACTACTAGCTTCGTTTTTTGCTTCTACCACAACTAGAATGTTAGGGCGTAAAGCCTCTATGCTCAGTGGTGgcttattttttcttattggTTCACTATTGAATGGGTTTGCCATGAACATTGAAATGTTAATCATTGGTCGTATACTTTTAGGATTTGGAGTGGGATTTTGTAATCAGGtaagaattaaaattagttatatatCCTAATCATTTAAAGTggtttatctttttcattttctaagaaaaattatgtttaactttttcatctttatattttattaattacatcTGCAGTCTGTACCAGTGTATTTGTCTGAAGTGGCTCCACCAAAAATTAGAGGAGCACTCAATATTGGCTTCCAAATGATGATCACACTTGGTATCCTAGTTGCAAACCTAATCAACTATGGTACATCCAAACATACAAATGGATGGAGAATTTCTCTAGGCATTGCAGCTGTGCCAGCAATTGTATTATGTATAGGATCTCTCTGTGTTGTTGAAACACCTAATTCTTTGAttgaaagaggaaaatatgaaaaagctAAGAAAATGTTGGAGAAGATTCGTGGAACTGAGAAAATTGATGAGGAATATCAAGATCTTGTTGATGCTAGTGAAATGGCAAAGAAGGTAGAACATCCATGGAAGAACATTGCAAGAGCAAAGTACAGGCCTCAACTAATTTTCTGCACTTTTATTCCAGCCTTTCAACAACTCACTGGCATCAATGTCATCATGTTTTATGCCCCAGTTCTCTTTCAAATTTTAGGCTTCGGTGGTGATGCTTCACTCATGTCTGCAGTTATTTCTGGAGCTGTTAACGTTGTTGCCACACTAGTTTCTATCTTCACAGTAGACAAGTTTGGAAGAAGAGTGTTATTTCTTGAAGGTGGTGTCCAAATGTTTATTTGTCAGGTAAAAGTTGATAAGtccaatatttttatacttttgcAACCCATAACTTCAATAAAACTTTAAACCTAGCTAATTTCTCTTAATGgatttaaacctaactcaacttTACAACATCAatttgtaaggtgagattcaTATACATCTCAAGCATGAGACTAGATATTTAAGGATAGTTTGATAATAGCCAAATAATGTGTGACACAATCAACTTAACAAATAACAAGCCttgttaaaataaacattaaatgacTCTGATGCTAACTCGATCCTACAAAATCATGAGATTTACACCCACTTACATACTATAAGTTGAccttatttttagttgattagggattttcaacaatttattgTACGTGAACATGcatgattaatttaaaaatattacttgaACAACCATCAATGCATTTATATAACACACAATATTTTTGTGTATCACATCTATAAATCTTGAAACCTAAGCTAaacataatttgttatatattgtGTTTCTTATTGCTAATACTTTTGGTTGAAGGTTATTGTTGGAATCATCATTGCTTTAAAGTTTGGACTAAATGGTCAAGGAGCATTTAGTAAAGTTGAagcaaatattttgttgttctTTATATGTGCATATGTTGCAGCATTTGCATGGTCATGGGGACCATTGGGATGGTTGGTGCCAAGTGAAATATGCTCTCTAGAAATTCGACCAGCAGGCCAAGCTATTAATGTTGCCACCAACATGTTATTTACGTTTGTAATTGCTCAAGTCTTTCTTAGCATGCTTTGTCACATGAAGTTTGGTCTCTTCTTCTTATTCGGAGGATTTGTGGTTATCATGACTATTTTCATTGCATTTCTTTTACCCGAAACCAAGAACATTCCAGTTGAAGAAATGAGTATACTTTGGACTTCACATTGGTTTTGGAAGAAAATTGTTTCCAAGGATATTGAGTTCAACACTAGGAACAATAACAGTGCTATGTAAAGACAATTGTAGTTAAGTATTAGTCATGATAGAAATAAAtgagttatttttattgttcttgttCCGTCTTagtttaaatttcttaattcatcaagtaaaaaaaattattgtaagttgttttttagatttttgaatttttacgTTTAATTCATTATGATATCTTTTTTATAAAGGTATGTCATCTCGTGATTTCAATTCAAGTTAGGTAAATGcatcataatattttttgaattacaaTAAGGTGTACtttccatttttaaaattattttttgtctttaaatgCTCAATAATAATTTAGCTTACTATAATAAATCCTCAAtcataaattcaataataataattcaactAGTTTAATTTTCTCATAACCCTTTTACAACATTAACAGTAATTCATTTTTACTTTGTCACCATTTAATTGTTTAATGATTAAccaaaatataaactttatcTTTTACAACTCCATGTTCTTTTTTGAATGCATCCTCGTGCTACTTAAAAACATCCTTATGTTCTCAATAACATCCTCCTACTACTCATGAACattaaaatgagataatatTACAACTTCTTTACTACGATTACTTGCATAAATGTTTAGGCCTTTTTTTAGTTTCATCTTGTGAAGAACTCTCAGTCTAGTATGTCGATGCACCTTatactattttcatttttataacaaataaaatcataaaaaaaaattaaaaccaatatacatacaaaataactaatttaaaagaaaataaaataagaaccaattaaaagtaaattttaaaaaattacaattaaaaaatattgaaaaattacaataatatatataaaattcttaACCAATAAATCCTACTACTCATGAACATTAGAATGAGATAATGTTACAACTTCTTCACCACGATTACTTGCACGAATGTCTAGGCCTTTTTTTAGTTTCATCTTGTGAAAAACTCTGAGTCTAGTATGTCGATGCACCTTgtactattttcatttttataacaaacaaaatcataaaaaaattaaaatcaatatacatacaaaataactaatttaaaagaaaataaaataagaaccaattaaaagtaaattttaaaaaattacaattaaaaaatattgaaaaattacaataatatatataaaattcttaACCAATAAATCCTAAATCCCAAAAACCAAACCCAAAACTATAAaggaaaacacaaaaaatacataaaataaaaaaataacaaaacctaaaaataaattaaaaaatataaacaataataaaaataaaaaattaaataaatttaaaaaaaaatgaaaaacttcaaaccttaaacaataaataaaagagatcaaaattaaattaaaaaaaactaatatatatatatatataggagtATGCTAACGCttgtacgcctgtttttcagttggtacgttttagcaatgtgtaccagattttagtagacaaaaatacccttatatatcatggattctaagttttaagtaagggtattttaataattttcattctcaaaactaaaaaaaaaaaaggaaaccccccaaacccttacccacctctctcattcctctcaaccctttctctttcatctttctcactccaatcttttctctgtcatccctactatagccccaattgaaaaaataaaaaatttctctcaacccctttctctttcatctttctgactctaatcttttctctgtcatccctattgtagccccaattgaaaaaatcaaaaaccgttaaacaatcttacaaaaaaaattatttcataatgagttttcatcttataatttttgtctcatgtaattttatccaatttttacaaacataaaggaattggtaattgacctggaaaaaatcagaaatactcgttgttaaataatttcttacaaaaaatgattttataatgagtttttattttataatttttgtcttgtctaattttatgtatttttcacaagcataatgacatcaaatgaattggtaattggcctggaaaaaatcaaaaacactcattgttaaacaatttcttacaaaaaatgactttataataagttttcattttataatttttttgatatataattttatctaattttcacaagcataatgacatccaaaagaattggtaattggcttggagggtttttttagagatgatgattcaacatatgcagatgatgaaattagagaggttagtgacgatggtgaaattgaagagatcttgaatgaacctttgcctgaaagtgaatatgtcaatgactcaactctttacaaaggcaaattgtttaaaggcaaatgtttttgattttttcaattgtttaaaggcaaatgtttctgattttttcaattcgAACTACAGTAGGGTTgacagagaaagagaaaggatcgagaggaatgagagaggtgagtaagggtttgggttttttttttttaagttttgagaatgaaaattattaaaatacccttaaccttaaaacttagaattcatgatatataagggtatttttgtctactaaaatccggtacacattgttaaaatgtaccaactgaaaaacaggcgtacctgcgttagcaaaccccatatatatatatatatatatatacacaccaAATTTCGGAATACAATAAAGAGAttcattaaatttcaaaatcatgttAAGAAATGTACTAATTTTAAGTTCGATAAACTttaattggatttcaaaattaaaccTATTAATCGAAATTTGAAATCTTTGACATGAAttcaaaatatgataataagTTCAAGTCTAATAATCCTTCAACTGGATTTTGTAATGCAATACAATTTTTAACAGAATTTTAAATTAGTGAATCCCATTTTCCCAAATCTAA harbors:
- the LOC108334987 gene encoding sugar transport protein 10, which produces MATSLDGVRHYEGNITTFVLITCFVAAMGGLLFGYDLGITGGVTSMEPFLMKFFPSVYKKMKDESESKNQYCKFNNQLLTLFTSSLYLAALLASFFASTTTRMLGRKASMLSGGLFFLIGSLLNGFAMNIEMLIIGRILLGFGVGFCNQSVPVYLSEVAPPKIRGALNIGFQMMITLGILVANLINYGTSKHTNGWRISLGIAAVPAIVLCIGSLCVVETPNSLIERGKYEKAKKMLEKIRGTEKIDEEYQDLVDASEMAKKVEHPWKNIARAKYRPQLIFCTFIPAFQQLTGINVIMFYAPVLFQILGFGGDASLMSAVISGAVNVVATLVSIFTVDKFGRRVLFLEGGVQMFICQVIVGIIIALKFGLNGQGAFSKVEANILLFFICAYVAAFAWSWGPLGWLVPSEICSLEIRPAGQAINVATNMLFTFVIAQVFLSMLCHMKFGLFFLFGGFVVIMTIFIAFLLPETKNIPVEEMSILWTSHWFWKKIVSKDIEFNTRNNNSAM